One Panicum virgatum strain AP13 chromosome 9K, P.virgatum_v5, whole genome shotgun sequence genomic region harbors:
- the LOC120649418 gene encoding putative nuclease HARBI1, with the protein MDSSEQSSPSGSSTDSHDVKNLAAAAEVLRRIKAILRMQPPLVNPPCPITKLTGAQWMKLSLDDPTKCIDNLRMSRDAFLNLHDRLLSYGLKSTKDCGSMEALGLYIWTCAHGAGVRECRDRFERSLDTISRKTSKLAEIMFRWAQTVLVPADRHYTQVSSELAEYAPWFDGCIGAIDGTHIPVEVNQEARVDFINRDGEVSINVCAIVDMHGRFTYVGAGKAGACHDMAVLQDCQADQRFPHPPPGRYYLADSGYMEQQGYMTPFRDTRYHRSHFRGVDVRTLDRHEKFNYIHSKLRNIIERRFGHLKERWHILEGVPFFRREKQAWIIISCFAMENYLWLRQYGDGSTYDPSEWVAMNTATNTSELRELVSAAVWPA; encoded by the exons ATGGACAGCAGCGAGCAATCGTCGCCTAGTGGGTCTTCTACCGACAGCCACGACGTTAAGAACTTGGCTGCAGCAGCTGAGGTGTTGAGAAGGATTAAAGCAATCCTCAGGATGCAGCCACCTTTGGTAAATCCTCCTTGTCCCATAACCAAGCTGACTGGAGCTCAATGGATGAAATTGAGTCTTGATGACCCTACTAAATGCATAGATAATTTACGTATGTCTCGTGATGCTTTTCTGAACTTGCATGACCGCTTACTTTCATATGGGCTGAAAAGTACAAAAGATTGTGGTTCCATGGAAGCTTTAGGTTTATAtatctggacttgtgcacacgGGGCTGGTGTTAGAGAATGCAGGGATAGATTCGAAAGGTCTTTAGATACAATTAGTAGGAAGACTTCTAAGCTGGCAGAGATTATGTTTAGGTGGGCACAGACTGTACTAGTTCCAGCCGATAGGCACTATACACAAGTGAGCAGCGAACTTGCGGAATATGCACCATGGTTTGATGGATGCATAGGTGCTATAGATGGCACTCACATACCGGTGGAAGTGAATCAAGAAGCCAGAGTTGACTTCATTAATAGGGACGGAGAAGTTTCGATTAATGTTTGCGCCATAGTGGACATGCATGGCCGATTCACCTATGTGGGAGCCGGGAAGGCGGGTGCATGTCATGATATGGCGGTTCTCCAAGATTGTCAGGCGGATCAAAGATTCCCGCATCCACCACCAG GCCGGTACTACCTGGCGGACTCGGGTTATATGGAGCAGCAAGGGTACATGACTCCTTTCCGGGATACTAGGTACCATAGGTCACATTTTAGGGGTGTTGATGTTCGCACATTAGATCGTCACGAGAAATTTAACTACATTCACTCCAAGCTGCGCAATATCATTGAAAGGAGGTTTGGGCATTTGAAAGAGCGGTGGCATATCCTGGAAGGGGTTCCATTCTTCAGGAGGGAAAAACAAGCATGGATTATCATATCATGCTTTGCAATGGAGAATTATCTGTGGCTGCGTCAATATGGAGATGGTTCAACTTACGATCCGTCGGAGTGGGTGGCGATGAATACTGCAACTAATACCTCAGAATTGAGGGAGTTAGTTTCTGCTGCTGTGTGGCCGGCATGA
- the LOC120649419 gene encoding uncharacterized protein LOC120649419, whose translation MADAAVRAKRVDQMYREIARKRLEAGDPNAIRAAAAAAAAAEEGSGGCGGCGGGSGSGLFMANLVASMRILVRKELLEAEAEGTARAERVGQMYREIARKRLEAGDPDAIRAAAAAAEEEEEEEELEEDEEELEEEAAVWEMTRLLKLEKDEARYREAKDRILDYDSKQGGVYYTRIYHVHDLASFDHDEESPIPPMRFTDVVYKNKNDYELCEAVNILSVKIGSLDIEFPVHVYGTVIARDSLDKKCVYLFRRDREEAQTINSKDESLILTGPKRGLALISNTYVETNLIIKGDERQEERQLSKGILTIRGIERRVLTKCELESSSLATRLSTVDVMYGVVKDAVEATISIEVLSGDFFGEITACTSSIKEKLVLHDRLAYITSSGKIAQIIPLLRSVVAVYVKEMLLLTIVAHTEYGEVTRCIDITPKVNGSYIDELSVGIAVLRVKVVWSIIDF comes from the exons ATGGCAGACGCAGCGGTAAGGGCGAAGAGGGTGGACCAGATGTACCGGGAGATAGCGCGCAAGCGCTTGGAGGCCGGCGATCCCAATGCTatacgagcggcggcggcggcagcggcggcggcggaggagggcagcggcggctgcggcggctgcggcggcggcagtggcagcGGCTTGTTTATGGCAAACCTTGTCGCATCCATGCGGATCCTGGTGAGGAAGGAACTCCTGGAGGCTGAGGCCGAGGGAACGGCAAGGGCAGAGAGGGTAGGGCAGATGTACCGGGAGATAGCGCGCAAGCGCTTGGAGGCCGGCGATCCCGATGCTatacgagcggcggcggcggcggcggaggaggaggaggaggaggaagagttggaggaggatgaggaggaactcgaggaggaggcagcggtgTGGGAGATGACAAGGCTGCTGAAGCTTGAGAAGGATGAGGCTCGGTATCGGGAAGCCAAGGATCGCATCCTCGACTACGATTCCAAGCAGGGAGGCGTCTACTACACCCGGATCTATCATGTCCATGACCTCGCCTCTTTCGACCACGATGAGGAGT CGCCTATTCCGCCGATGAGATTTACTGACGTGGTCTACAAAAATAAGAATGATTATGAGCTATGTGAGGCAGTAAACATCTTATCTGTGAAGATAGGCTCCTTGGATATTGAATTCCCAGTCCATGTCTATGGCACTGTCATTGCGAGAGACAGCCTTGACAAAAAGTGTGTTTATCTCTTCCGGCGTGATAGAGAGGAGGCCCAAACCATCAACTCTAAG GATGAATCGCTGATCTTGACAGGTCCAAAACGAGGACTTGCACTGATAAGTAATACATATGTTGAGACTAATCTGATTATCAAGGGTGATGAGAGGCAGGAGGAAAGACAACTCAGTAAAGGAATCTTAACTATTCGAGGCATAGAACGCCGAGTGTTGACGAAATGTGAGCTTGAAAGTTCCTCTCTTGCTACCAGGCTCAGTACTGTGGATGTGATGTATGGAGTTGTGAAAGATGCTGTGGAGGCAACTATTTCAATTGAAGTTTTATCTGGAGATTTTTTTGGAGAAATCACAGCCTGCACCAGCAGCATCAAGGAAAAGCTTGTACTTCATGATAGATTGGCTTATATTACTAGCAGTGGAAAAATTGCCCAGATTATCCCACTTTTGCGATCTGTGGTAGCTGTCTATGTGAAGGAGATGCTGCTACTGACTATCGTTGCCCATACCGAGTATGGAGAAGTTACAAGGTGCATTGACATTACTCCCAAGGTCAACGGTTCATATATAGATGAACTTAGCGTTGGAATCGCTGTATTGCGCGTGAAAGTTGTATGGTCGATAATTGATTTTTGA